The proteins below are encoded in one region of Fimbriimonadaceae bacterium:
- a CDS encoding S9 family peptidase codes for MNPVVLFGLLFFAMPDQIEYPQTKKGDVVDTYHGVKVPDPYRWLEQPNTEPDVAAWIAAQNAVSFGFLDKIEGRDRLYNELRRRLNFERFSVPTLMGGKVFYTRNDGLQNQDVLYVADSVDAPGRVLLDPNTFSEDGTVALSGLGLSEDGKTLVYGKSSAGSDWTTFYTMDVATGDEKSAPVPWTKFSEPQVDREGKGFYYLRWPKPTESDQFVSANKSPEIRYHAFGVDPDEDRLVYSLPDKPDWFIGPYMDGTRTTLWIIIHEPGSINNTVSYIDLTQPDAKAQPLFSVADADYTPIYREGDSVWVMTTKDAPTGKIVKVSLKEPSAEDWKTVVPAGKDTIQAASVVHHRLLVTRMHDVKTAADVFTVEGERLTEIEMPGPGTASGFSGQPDDKVTFFSYTDLKTPATIYKYDVAEGKAEVYRKPDVPIDTDRYETKQVFVTGKDGARVPMFLVHRKGIKLDGTNPTLLYGYGGFNVSLQPWFSSARTVWMDMGGVWAMANIRGGGEYGKEWHEAAIKTNRQRAYDDFIACAEWLISEKYTKPARLAVQGGSNGGLLVGAVMTQRPELFGVAVPEVGVMDMLRFNQFTIGKAWESDYGSPENEEEFKALLRISPYHNLKPGVRYPATLVTTADTDDRVVPAHSFKFAARLQEVQAKDGPPVLIRIETSAGHGGGKPTTKVLEEVRDVFAFILHEMGIKIPASF; via the coding sequence ATGAACCCGGTCGTGCTCTTCGGCCTTCTCTTTTTCGCCATGCCAGACCAGATCGAATACCCTCAGACCAAGAAGGGGGACGTTGTCGACACCTACCACGGCGTGAAGGTGCCGGATCCCTACCGATGGCTCGAGCAACCGAACACAGAGCCGGACGTCGCGGCTTGGATCGCGGCCCAGAACGCGGTCTCCTTCGGCTTCCTGGACAAGATCGAGGGGCGGGACAGGCTTTACAACGAGCTGCGTCGCAGGCTCAACTTTGAACGCTTCAGCGTGCCGACCCTGATGGGTGGCAAGGTCTTCTACACCCGGAACGACGGGCTGCAGAACCAAGACGTGCTCTACGTGGCGGACTCGGTCGACGCCCCGGGACGTGTGCTGCTCGACCCCAACACCTTTAGCGAGGACGGCACCGTCGCCCTCAGCGGCCTTGGCCTGAGCGAGGACGGAAAGACCCTCGTTTATGGCAAGTCGTCGGCAGGTTCGGACTGGACGACTTTTTACACGATGGACGTCGCCACCGGCGACGAGAAGAGCGCGCCCGTGCCCTGGACGAAGTTTTCCGAACCGCAGGTCGATAGGGAGGGCAAGGGGTTCTACTACCTGCGTTGGCCGAAGCCGACCGAGAGCGACCAGTTCGTCAGCGCGAACAAGTCGCCGGAGATCCGCTACCACGCCTTCGGCGTGGACCCGGACGAGGACAGGCTGGTCTATTCGCTGCCGGACAAGCCGGACTGGTTCATCGGCCCGTACATGGACGGGACTAGGACGACACTTTGGATCATCATCCACGAGCCGGGGTCGATCAACAACACGGTCAGCTACATCGACTTGACGCAGCCGGACGCCAAGGCCCAGCCGCTCTTCTCGGTGGCAGACGCCGACTACACGCCGATTTACCGCGAAGGCGATTCGGTCTGGGTCATGACGACCAAGGACGCGCCGACCGGCAAGATCGTCAAGGTCTCGCTGAAGGAGCCTTCGGCCGAAGACTGGAAGACGGTCGTTCCGGCAGGAAAGGACACGATCCAAGCGGCGAGCGTGGTGCACCACCGGCTCCTCGTGACGAGGATGCACGACGTCAAGACCGCGGCCGACGTCTTCACGGTGGAGGGCGAGCGCCTGACTGAGATCGAGATGCCTGGCCCGGGCACGGCCAGCGGTTTCAGCGGCCAGCCTGACGACAAAGTCACGTTCTTTAGCTATACCGACTTGAAGACCCCGGCGACGATCTACAAGTACGACGTGGCCGAAGGCAAGGCCGAGGTCTACCGAAAGCCGGACGTGCCGATCGACACGGACCGCTATGAGACCAAGCAGGTCTTCGTGACGGGCAAGGACGGCGCGCGCGTGCCGATGTTCTTGGTCCATCGCAAAGGGATCAAGCTCGACGGGACCAACCCGACCCTGCTCTATGGCTATGGCGGCTTCAACGTTTCGCTACAGCCCTGGTTCAGCAGCGCGCGCACGGTGTGGATGGACATGGGCGGAGTCTGGGCGATGGCGAACATCCGCGGCGGTGGAGAGTACGGCAAGGAGTGGCACGAGGCCGCGATCAAGACCAATCGGCAGCGCGCCTATGACGACTTCATCGCGTGTGCGGAGTGGCTCATCAGCGAGAAGTACACGAAGCCGGCGCGGCTCGCCGTGCAAGGCGGCTCCAACGGGGGCCTCCTCGTCGGCGCGGTCATGACCCAGCGGCCGGAGCTCTTCGGGGTGGCGGTCCCCGAAGTCGGAGTGATGGACATGCTCCGCTTCAACCAGTTCACGATCGGGAAGGCGTGGGAGTCGGACTACGGCTCGCCGGAGAACGAGGAGGAGTTCAAGGCGCTTCTTCGCATCTCGCCCTACCACAACTTGAAGCCGGGCGTGAGATACCCGGCGACGCTGGTGACGACGGCCGATACGGACGACCGCGTCGTCCCGGCCCACTCGTTCAAGTTCGCGGCGCGCCTGCAAGAAGTCCAGGCGAAGGACGGGCCGCCGGTCCTGATCAGGATCGAGACGAGCGCAGGGCACGGCGGAGGCAAGCCCACCACCAAGGTTCTGGAGGAAGTGCGCGACGTCTTCGCCTTTATCCTGCACGAGATGGGGATCAAGATCCCGGCGTCCTTCTAA
- a CDS encoding TfoX/Sxy family protein — translation MAVTEKEVRRLLEPLEAIREITSRKMFGGVGVYCQGTFFAVVDDDHLYFKSNDDTAPLYDAYDSPQWVIVGEKPAPMPYREVPAEVLADPEKLGQYIDAAVALAKSKKKPKKKA, via the coding sequence ATGGCCGTAACTGAGAAAGAAGTCCGCCGCCTGCTCGAACCCTTGGAGGCGATCCGCGAGATCACCTCGCGAAAGATGTTCGGCGGGGTCGGGGTCTATTGCCAAGGCACGTTCTTCGCCGTGGTCGATGACGACCACCTCTATTTCAAGTCCAACGATGACACGGCCCCGCTATATGACGCGTACGACTCCCCGCAATGGGTGATCGTGGGAGAGAAGCCCGCGCCTATGCCCTACCGCGAAGTCCCGGCAGAAGTCTTGGCCGACCCGGAGAAGCTGGGCCAATACATCGACGCGGCCGTCGCCCTCGCCAAAAGCAAGAAGAAGCCGAAGAAGAAGGCTTGA
- a CDS encoding DUF2752 domain-containing protein, which yields MFFETGWPKKKLTGQLAWFLSWTVVTLLGAVVLHADPDGYGTHMQLGLLPCPSMIFFHRPCFGCGLTTSFTALLHGDVVGAFRAHLVGPLLYLGFTASAFASLNGYLTGRRFRQEAPLPNGLLIGLTLATVLFGAVRFALAKPVSIYEVFGKSPLAAQENSPHGRN from the coding sequence GTGTTCTTTGAGACCGGCTGGCCGAAGAAGAAGCTGACGGGCCAACTGGCCTGGTTTCTTTCGTGGACCGTCGTGACCCTTCTCGGGGCGGTCGTCCTGCACGCAGACCCCGACGGGTACGGCACGCACATGCAGCTGGGCTTGCTCCCCTGCCCCTCGATGATCTTCTTCCACCGCCCTTGCTTCGGGTGCGGGCTGACCACGAGCTTCACCGCTCTCTTGCACGGCGACGTCGTGGGCGCCTTTCGGGCGCACCTCGTCGGCCCCTTGCTGTATTTGGGGTTCACCGCCTCCGCCTTCGCCAGCCTAAACGGCTATCTCACGGGCCGGCGCTTTCGACAGGAGGCCCCCCTCCCGAATGGCTTGCTCATCGGGCTGACGCTGGCGACGGTGCTTTTTGGCGCGGTCCGCTTCGCCCTCGCGAAGCCGGTCAGCATTTACGAGGTATTTGGCAAGAGCCCCCTTGCCGCCCAGGAAAACTCTCCCCATGGCCGTAACTGA
- the truB gene encoding tRNA pseudouridine(55) synthase TruB — protein sequence MLGVLLVDKPEGITSHDVVQTVRRRLGTRRVGHAGTLDPIATGLLVLAVGPATRFLQYLPLEPKVYEGTFRFGQETNTYDSEGEVTREVPVPADLLARIEENLPGFRGPIEQLPPIYSAVKKEGRPLYAYARKGEEVEREPRNVFVEIFEILESKGADVQFRIVCSGGTYVRSLAFDLGQAVGCGAHVVELERAQVGKFSIEQAATLEDIAPDRLVALADALPPMPLVELNRGQLERVRTGQFVRLAHAPPEDLAALTDPMGRVVSVARVEGNLLHPECVLPAEALNGVL from the coding sequence ATGCTTGGCGTCCTCCTCGTCGACAAGCCCGAAGGCATAACCTCGCACGACGTCGTCCAGACCGTACGACGTCGTCTGGGGACGCGCCGGGTGGGCCATGCCGGAACCCTCGACCCGATCGCGACCGGCCTGCTCGTGCTCGCCGTCGGCCCGGCGACGCGGTTCCTCCAATACCTCCCGCTAGAACCGAAGGTCTACGAAGGCACGTTCCGCTTCGGCCAGGAGACCAACACCTACGACAGCGAGGGCGAGGTGACCCGCGAAGTGCCCGTGCCCGCCGACTTGCTCGCCCGGATCGAAGAAAACCTGCCCGGCTTTCGAGGGCCGATCGAGCAACTGCCGCCGATCTATAGCGCGGTGAAGAAGGAGGGGCGTCCGCTCTACGCCTATGCGCGCAAGGGCGAGGAGGTCGAACGAGAGCCGCGCAACGTTTTCGTCGAGATCTTCGAGATCCTGGAGAGCAAGGGGGCCGACGTGCAGTTCCGCATCGTGTGTTCGGGAGGCACTTACGTGCGCTCCCTTGCCTTCGACCTAGGCCAAGCCGTGGGTTGCGGGGCGCACGTCGTGGAGCTCGAGCGCGCGCAGGTGGGCAAGTTCAGCATCGAGCAGGCGGCGACGCTTGAAGATATCGCGCCGGACCGACTCGTCGCGCTCGCCGATGCCCTGCCCCCGATGCCGCTGGTCGAACTCAACCGGGGCCAGCTCGAGCGAGTCCGCACGGGCCAGTTCGTCAGGCTCGCCCATGCACCCCCAGAGGATCTCGCCGCACTCACAGACCCCATGGGCCGCGTCGTGAGCGTCGCCCGGGTGGAGGGCAACCTTCTCCACCCCGAGTGCGTCCTTCCTGCAGAGGCGTTGAACGGTGTTCTTTGA
- a CDS encoding bifunctional oligoribonuclease/PAP phosphatase NrnA, whose amino-acid sequence MVSENAASRWAEFKYEVLAAKRVLIGTHLNPDGDAIGSALATSHVLDGLGIANDVVTHDAPPNYLGFLPGIERVGRESSDAGFDLGIALDLDSLERLGSLRATFEALPRLILVDHHIPHEAPGNVRIVDTTAPATAAILADLFSAEPEIVDRRIAQCLLTGLVTDTGGFRFPNTSAHSLAQAAWLIERGGDLPQVMAECFLQRDEQAVRLMGAAIQRMKMDCGGRLAWAALPAELYQSLGARDEHTEGIVNELLSVRTVQVAAVLRPGKHGRVKGSLRSKGSLDVAAVARQIGGGGHKNAAGLTYDGSLEDAERDIIDALKQCLASSSSTSPKA is encoded by the coding sequence GTGGTATCCGAGAACGCCGCCTCCCGCTGGGCCGAGTTCAAGTACGAGGTGCTCGCGGCGAAGCGGGTGCTGATCGGGACGCACCTCAACCCGGACGGTGACGCGATCGGTTCGGCTCTCGCAACCTCCCACGTCCTGGACGGTCTGGGAATCGCGAACGATGTCGTCACCCACGACGCCCCACCGAACTATCTGGGCTTCCTGCCCGGGATCGAGCGGGTCGGCCGGGAAAGTTCCGACGCGGGGTTCGACCTGGGAATCGCCCTGGACCTGGACAGCCTGGAGCGGCTCGGGTCTCTACGGGCGACCTTCGAGGCGCTGCCCCGCCTCATCCTGGTCGACCACCACATTCCGCACGAGGCGCCCGGGAACGTCCGCATCGTCGACACGACCGCTCCCGCGACCGCCGCGATCCTCGCAGACCTCTTCAGCGCCGAGCCTGAGATTGTGGACCGGCGCATCGCCCAGTGCCTCCTCACCGGGCTCGTGACGGACACGGGCGGCTTTCGCTTCCCGAACACCAGCGCCCACTCCCTGGCCCAGGCCGCTTGGTTGATCGAACGGGGCGGCGACCTTCCCCAGGTCATGGCCGAATGCTTCCTGCAACGCGACGAACAGGCCGTCCGGCTGATGGGTGCCGCGATCCAACGCATGAAGATGGACTGCGGCGGGCGACTGGCCTGGGCGGCCCTGCCCGCCGAGCTCTACCAGAGCCTGGGCGCCAGGGACGAGCACACAGAAGGCATCGTGAACGAGCTGCTGAGCGTGCGCACGGTGCAGGTCGCAGCGGTGCTCCGCCCCGGCAAGCACGGCCGGGTCAAGGGGAGCCTGCGCAGCAAAGGGTCCCTCGACGTGGCCGCCGTTGCCAGGCAGATCGGCGGGGGTGGGCACAAAAACGCCGCCGGTTTGACCTATGACGGCAGTCTTGAAGACGCCGAACGGGACATCATTGACGCGCTGAAGCAATGCTTGGCGTCCTCCTCGTCGACAAGCCCGAAGGCATAA
- a CDS encoding sulfurtransferase, which yields MTTEAAAGLVDGGDVWFVHVGIEPGFGDASLIPGSVLWQWRDDLREESGLIVDSHRFLALLSKSGIGPETRIVLSDAHNLWFASWAYWMLYSVGHQNVHLLDGGTQKWIAEGRPTTSEPAVPKPEAYPDQDFDQFYRGQVGDVLHALRFRERVVLLDARSPGEFQGEDGSAFGTLPVCSAQGHLPGAVNIPWHVNLNEDRTFKSWPELYGIYAGEGIDRHSCVITYCTYGERASLSWFVLHRLLRVRTALNYEGSLAEWAQLAGCRSKGEAA from the coding sequence GTGACCACCGAAGCTGCGGCAGGGCTGGTTGACGGCGGGGACGTGTGGTTTGTGCACGTCGGAATCGAACCGGGTTTCGGAGACGCCTCCCTGATCCCGGGCTCGGTCCTGTGGCAATGGCGCGACGACCTGCGGGAGGAGTCGGGCCTGATCGTGGATTCGCACCGCTTCTTGGCGCTGCTGTCAAAGTCCGGCATTGGGCCCGAGACCCGTATCGTCCTCTCGGACGCCCATAACCTCTGGTTCGCCTCCTGGGCCTACTGGATGCTTTACTCCGTCGGGCACCAAAACGTCCACCTGCTGGACGGGGGAACGCAGAAGTGGATCGCCGAGGGGCGCCCTACCACCTCAGAACCCGCGGTTCCAAAGCCGGAGGCCTATCCGGACCAAGACTTCGACCAGTTCTATCGCGGTCAGGTCGGCGACGTGCTCCATGCGTTGAGGTTCCGCGAAAGGGTCGTGCTGCTCGACGCGCGGTCCCCCGGGGAGTTCCAGGGGGAAGACGGTTCGGCCTTCGGCACCCTACCCGTCTGTTCGGCACAGGGCCACCTCCCGGGCGCGGTCAACATCCCCTGGCACGTGAACCTAAATGAGGACCGGACGTTTAAGAGCTGGCCAGAACTCTATGGGATCTATGCCGGCGAGGGCATAGACCGGCACAGCTGCGTGATCACCTATTGCACATATGGCGAACGGGCGAGCCTCAGCTGGTTTGTCCTCCACCGGCTTCTCCGGGTCCGTACTGCCTTGAACTATGAAGGCAGCCTGGCCGAATGGGCTCAACTCGCCGGCTGCAGGTCGAAGGGCGAAGCGGCCTGA
- a CDS encoding UDP-glucose/GDP-mannose dehydrogenase family protein: MKVAVVGTGYVGLVTGVVLADMGNDVLCVDNDPRKLEMLNQGIPPIYEPGVEEILKRTMADGFFRMTDSVAEGTRHGDVVFIAVGTPPGPDGTPDTTAVKAVAKEIGKAIEKYTVVVNKSTVPVGSGDMVENIIKEQGADPALFDVVSNPEFLREGNAVWDTRNPDRVVIGAKKREAATRLLELYAPLEKPTIITDLNSAELIKYASNSFLATKISFINAISRLCEACGANVSDVAKGMGADQRIGAQFLGAGLGWGGSCFPKDVAGLIKISADLGYDFTLLKAAEEINRDQTQHFLRRLEKRLGGFEGKQIALLGLAFKPNTDDIRDAKSLEMIEMFLAKGARVKAFDPVATDNVRALWPQVEYVDHVYDVAKDADALVLVTEWNEFRQVDLERLGQAMKSRILFDGRRVYSFQIAEKAGFEYYVVGQ, translated from the coding sequence ATGAAGGTCGCGGTGGTCGGGACGGGGTACGTGGGGTTGGTGACGGGCGTGGTGCTCGCGGACATGGGCAACGACGTGCTCTGCGTGGACAACGACCCGCGGAAGCTGGAGATGCTGAACCAAGGCATCCCGCCGATCTATGAGCCTGGGGTCGAAGAGATCCTAAAGCGGACGATGGCGGACGGTTTCTTCCGAATGACCGACAGCGTCGCGGAGGGCACGCGGCACGGCGACGTGGTCTTCATCGCGGTCGGCACCCCGCCCGGGCCGGACGGCACACCGGACACCACCGCCGTCAAGGCCGTGGCAAAGGAGATCGGCAAGGCGATCGAAAAGTACACGGTCGTCGTGAACAAGTCCACCGTGCCGGTCGGCAGCGGCGACATGGTGGAAAACATCATCAAGGAGCAGGGCGCCGACCCCGCGTTGTTCGACGTTGTCAGCAACCCCGAGTTCCTGCGTGAGGGCAACGCCGTCTGGGACACCCGCAACCCCGACCGCGTCGTCATCGGGGCGAAGAAGCGCGAAGCGGCCACCCGTCTGTTAGAGCTCTATGCCCCCCTGGAGAAGCCGACGATCATCACGGACCTCAATAGCGCCGAGCTCATCAAGTATGCCAGCAACAGCTTCCTGGCGACGAAGATCAGCTTCATCAATGCGATCAGCCGGCTCTGCGAGGCGTGCGGCGCGAACGTTTCGGACGTCGCCAAAGGCATGGGCGCCGACCAGCGGATCGGGGCGCAGTTCCTGGGAGCGGGGCTCGGTTGGGGCGGCTCGTGCTTCCCCAAGGACGTCGCCGGCCTCATCAAGATCAGCGCCGACCTGGGCTACGATTTCACGCTCTTGAAGGCGGCCGAGGAGATCAACCGCGACCAGACGCAGCACTTCCTGCGCCGCCTGGAGAAGCGGCTCGGCGGCTTCGAGGGCAAGCAAATCGCCCTGCTGGGCCTGGCCTTCAAGCCGAACACGGACGACATCCGGGACGCTAAGTCGCTGGAGATGATCGAGATGTTCCTGGCGAAAGGGGCCAGGGTGAAGGCCTTTGACCCCGTCGCCACCGATAACGTGCGGGCACTCTGGCCCCAGGTGGAGTACGTCGACCACGTCTACGACGTGGCCAAGGACGCCGACGCCCTCGTGCTCGTCACCGAATGGAACGAGTTCCGCCAGGTCGACCTGGAACGGCTCGGCCAGGCGATGAAGAGCCGGATCCTCTTCGACGGCCGCCGGGTCTATTCGTTCCAAATCGCTGAGAAAGCGGGGTTCGAGTACTACGTGGTCGGCCAGTAG
- a CDS encoding PEP-CTERM sorting domain-containing protein: MRNSLVILALAGLGGTVFAQQINDPNQITLRHDFESRPPSAPPTGPFVLDEVTYSEASTGSGGPGWRLISVFPAQFGRQLTDNAGISNITLSFSTAMAKVGLNVGIGPDSGTSTYEVRFFNGNTQVGMVSGSVNGVGGNFFAGWENGAGITRVNILESSGENGRVGGIDNVRYDVVPEPATMVALGAGLAALAARRRKA; the protein is encoded by the coding sequence ATGCGAAATTCGCTTGTTATTCTTGCCCTTGCAGGTTTGGGGGGCACCGTTTTTGCGCAGCAAATCAACGACCCGAACCAGATTACGCTTCGCCACGACTTCGAATCCCGCCCGCCGAGCGCGCCGCCGACCGGCCCGTTTGTGCTCGACGAAGTGACCTACTCTGAAGCAAGCACCGGTAGCGGTGGCCCGGGTTGGCGCCTCATCAGCGTGTTTCCCGCCCAGTTCGGTCGCCAGCTGACCGACAATGCCGGGATCTCGAACATCACGCTGAGCTTCAGCACGGCGATGGCCAAGGTCGGCCTGAACGTCGGCATCGGCCCTGATTCCGGCACCTCGACGTATGAGGTCCGCTTCTTCAACGGCAATACGCAAGTCGGCATGGTCAGCGGCAGCGTGAACGGCGTTGGCGGCAACTTCTTCGCGGGCTGGGAGAACGGCGCCGGCATCACTCGCGTGAACATTCTCGAGTCCTCTGGCGAGAACGGCCGCGTCGGTGGTATCGACAACGTCCGCTACGACGTCGTCCCCGAGCCGGCCACGATGGTCGCTCTTGGCGCGGGCCTCGCTGCCCTCGCCGCTCGCCGTCGCAAGGCCTGA
- a CDS encoding beta-galactosidase, with translation MVEIKRRQILIDGKPKLLIGGEIHYYRLHRSDWQDRIDKLKSTGANMVASYIPWLVHEQQQGHFDLSGQARPEYDVEGFIDLVAKNDMYFLARPGPFVMAEMKNEGIPHWVARVHPEIVPLGWDGNPALGGQIDYLAPAFLSESRHWYSAIIPVLAKRRQSQGGPVIGVQLDNEVGMLAWVGNHPELTDFVLEDFVKWLRLRYSEAALRTRYPLDLGTATARAALRSPSEAFAAEFRVDLGRFMRDRSGRYFRHLQAYAEEFGMGDTLFAVNIHGTSAGRALPYPIGISQLYESYPGWDRFFAGSDHYLSELGVGNVQDLYLINMLTDCVNGPDQPLTALEFSAGSGDFGGSYHVRIDPSSVDFHLRMSVAQNTRLVNFYLFCGSWNWKLNSPENDGNDRIGITGERHGTAAPIDPEGRPWIGFDRMSRGIGAMMAFADKLGATEEEHDDVEYGFIPDYFMTENHYPKSEKMKAVVKNLEEYRSATHWDTVVKALLFNGFRFTARDLQKHAPDPKKALVVGTAAYMDGALQQKLVDFARDGGRLLLFGEVPEFDLEARPCTTLADALGVKPGKVMKGWRPHYYLAVQPVGPLSGHPEYPPHFAQPLVLERGEVLMTIVDGERPCAAEIPLGAGKVVLFAGSYRTEVAFWQKVFDRLGLSAGLTNDYWDYGIFATTSRLPGTNERFLHIMNLDNVDKPVRFFEDGQPLFEGRQLHLRGKEAVMVPLMVKAGQAEIAWATCEVMEMLPDGLRFRLTQPEDVIVFAAAPGIAESTDYSVEPGPGSSVRVVSKKPACLNDNLVVRWA, from the coding sequence ATGGTCGAAATCAAGCGCCGGCAGATCCTCATCGACGGCAAGCCAAAGCTCCTCATCGGAGGCGAGATCCATTACTACCGCCTCCACCGTTCCGACTGGCAAGACCGCATCGATAAGCTCAAGTCGACCGGCGCAAACATGGTTGCTTCGTACATCCCGTGGCTGGTGCATGAACAGCAGCAGGGACACTTCGACCTGAGCGGCCAGGCGCGTCCGGAGTACGACGTCGAAGGATTTATCGATCTCGTCGCGAAGAACGACATGTACTTTCTTGCGAGGCCGGGCCCCTTCGTGATGGCGGAGATGAAAAACGAGGGGATCCCGCACTGGGTGGCGAGGGTGCATCCCGAGATCGTCCCCCTCGGTTGGGACGGCAACCCCGCGCTCGGTGGCCAGATCGACTACCTCGCGCCCGCTTTCCTGTCGGAATCGCGCCATTGGTATTCCGCGATCATCCCCGTCCTGGCGAAACGGCGCCAGAGCCAGGGCGGCCCCGTGATCGGCGTGCAGCTCGATAACGAGGTGGGAATGCTCGCCTGGGTCGGCAACCATCCGGAACTGACCGACTTTGTGTTAGAAGACTTCGTCAAATGGCTCCGCCTGCGCTATTCCGAAGCGGCGTTGAGGACCCGCTATCCGCTCGACCTCGGCACTGCCACCGCGCGGGCTGCCTTGCGCTCGCCAAGCGAAGCTTTTGCCGCAGAATTCCGGGTCGACCTTGGACGCTTCATGCGCGACCGCTCCGGCCGGTATTTTCGCCACCTCCAAGCGTACGCCGAGGAGTTCGGCATGGGCGACACCCTCTTCGCGGTCAACATCCATGGAACCTCTGCGGGCCGCGCCCTCCCCTACCCCATCGGCATCAGCCAGCTCTATGAGAGCTATCCGGGATGGGACCGCTTCTTCGCCGGATCCGACCACTACTTGAGCGAGCTTGGAGTCGGAAACGTCCAGGACCTCTACCTCATCAATATGCTTACCGACTGTGTGAACGGCCCGGACCAGCCGCTCACCGCCCTTGAGTTCTCTGCGGGCTCGGGCGACTTCGGCGGTTCCTACCACGTGCGGATCGACCCCTCGTCGGTGGACTTCCACTTGCGGATGTCGGTTGCCCAGAACACGAGGCTCGTCAACTTCTACCTCTTCTGTGGAAGCTGGAATTGGAAGCTAAACAGCCCGGAGAACGACGGCAACGACCGCATCGGCATCACCGGGGAGCGCCACGGCACGGCTGCCCCGATCGACCCGGAGGGGCGCCCTTGGATCGGCTTCGACCGCATGTCAAGAGGCATCGGCGCGATGATGGCGTTCGCGGACAAGCTCGGGGCCACCGAGGAGGAGCACGACGACGTCGAATACGGATTCATCCCCGATTACTTCATGACCGAAAACCACTACCCGAAGAGCGAAAAGATGAAGGCGGTAGTGAAGAACTTGGAGGAATATCGAAGTGCCACCCACTGGGACACGGTGGTGAAGGCCCTGCTTTTCAACGGCTTCCGCTTCACCGCTCGCGACTTGCAGAAGCACGCGCCGGACCCGAAAAAGGCGCTGGTTGTCGGCACGGCCGCCTATATGGACGGTGCGCTCCAACAGAAGCTGGTCGACTTCGCACGCGATGGCGGGCGTCTCCTCCTCTTTGGCGAGGTGCCAGAGTTCGACTTGGAGGCCCGTCCCTGCACCACTCTCGCGGACGCCCTCGGAGTGAAACCAGGAAAGGTGATGAAGGGCTGGAGGCCGCACTACTACCTCGCCGTACAACCGGTGGGGCCGCTGTCGGGCCACCCCGAGTATCCGCCCCACTTCGCCCAGCCGCTCGTCCTAGAACGAGGCGAGGTGCTGATGACCATCGTGGACGGCGAACGCCCGTGCGCGGCCGAGATTCCGCTTGGTGCAGGCAAGGTCGTGCTCTTCGCCGGTTCGTACCGGACCGAGGTGGCATTCTGGCAGAAGGTGTTCGACCGCCTCGGCCTCAGCGCCGGCCTCACCAACGACTACTGGGACTACGGCATCTTCGCAACGACCAGCCGCTTGCCAGGCACCAATGAGCGCTTTCTCCACATCATGAACCTGGACAACGTCGACAAACCCGTGCGGTTCTTCGAAGACGGCCAGCCGCTCTTTGAGGGGCGCCAGCTGCACCTCCGCGGGAAAGAAGCGGTGATGGTGCCGCTCATGGTGAAGGCCGGACAGGCAGAGATCGCCTGGGCCACCTGCGAGGTCATGGAGATGCTGCCCGACGGGCTCCGGTTCCGGCTGACGCAGCCCGAAGACGTCATCGTCTTCGCTGCCGCACCGGGAATCGCGGAGTCGACGGACTATTCAGTGGAGCCGGGGCCGGGCTCATCCGTGCGGGTGGTGTCGAAGAAGCCCGCTTGCCTGAACGACAACCTGGTCGTGCGCTGGGCGTAG